A genome region from Arachis duranensis cultivar V14167 chromosome 6, aradu.V14167.gnm2.J7QH, whole genome shotgun sequence includes the following:
- the LOC107494985 gene encoding LOB domain-containing protein 25-like: MASSSYSNSPCAACKFLRRKCMPDCIFAPYFPPEEPQKFANVHKIFGASNVSKLLNEVQPHQREDAVNSLAYEAEARIKDPVYGCVGAISVLQRQVIRLQKELDATNADLIRYTCNEMTTLHDGRRIGEASSTFSQSPSAYYYPSPWNNDPCAGDAGFHRGGGNHM, encoded by the coding sequence atgGCGTCTTCAAGCTATTCGAATTCACCCTGCGCTGCCTGCAAGTTCTTGAGAAGGAAATGCATGCCGGATTGCATCTTCGCGCCGTATTTCCCACCGGAAGAGCCTCAAAAGTTCGCGAACGTTCACAAGATATTTGGGGCAAGCAACGTGAGCAAGCTTCTGAATGAGGTGCAACCCCATCAGAGGGAGGACGCCGTGAACTCTCTGGCGTACGAGGCGGAGGCGCGAATCAAGGATCCGGTCTACGGCTGCGTTGGGGCCATTTCAGTGCTCCAGCGGCAGGTGATTAGGCTCCAAAAGGAACTTGATGCCACAAATGCAGATTTGATCCGCTATACCTGTAATGAGATGACAACTTTGCATGATGGGAGAAGAATTGGTGAAGCTTCTTCCACTTTTTCTCAATCTCCTAGTGCTTATTATTATCCATCTCCTTGGAACAATGATCCTTGTGCTGGGGATGCTGGATTTCACAGAGGAGGTGGTAACCATATGTGA